Proteins found in one Mesorhizobium sp. CAU 1732 genomic segment:
- a CDS encoding ABC transporter permease gives MWKLTFARTIAAVPVVLLVALCTFILFRFVPVQAPAAILGDSATPAAVARLTEEMGLDRPAPIIFFEWVAKALQGDFGRSYVTGRDVATEIAHRIPITLALALGGIAIAVLLGVPVGVLSALYRNSFLDRALTSVVSVLLAMPGFWLALLLVLLFAVQLRWLPVAGYVPPSAGFWPWLSRFVLPCFALGLGATANIARHTRSSMLQQLDSQYARALTARGCPRSRLVMRYCLKNAMMPVLAIIGMLTALMLSGSFVVEKVFSLPGVGTLILDSINRGDVPVLQAVIVVVALFIIAVNLLVDIGYGLLDPKVRPE, from the coding sequence ATGTGGAAACTGACTTTCGCCCGCACCATTGCCGCAGTTCCCGTGGTTCTGCTGGTGGCGCTTTGCACGTTCATCCTGTTTCGTTTCGTGCCCGTCCAGGCGCCCGCCGCGATCCTCGGCGATTCCGCCACCCCGGCAGCCGTTGCACGCCTGACAGAGGAAATGGGGCTCGACCGGCCCGCGCCCATCATTTTCTTCGAATGGGTAGCCAAGGCGCTCCAGGGTGATTTCGGTCGATCCTACGTAACCGGTCGCGACGTGGCGACCGAGATCGCGCACCGCATCCCGATCACGCTCGCCTTAGCGCTCGGCGGCATCGCCATTGCCGTCCTGCTGGGCGTGCCTGTCGGCGTGCTTTCCGCGCTCTACCGCAATTCCTTTCTGGATCGTGCGTTGACGAGCGTCGTCTCGGTGCTTTTGGCGATGCCCGGATTCTGGCTGGCGCTGCTGCTGGTTCTGCTGTTTGCCGTGCAGTTGCGCTGGCTGCCCGTGGCTGGCTACGTGCCGCCTTCGGCAGGCTTCTGGCCGTGGCTGAGCCGTTTCGTCCTGCCCTGCTTCGCGCTGGGTCTGGGGGCCACCGCGAACATCGCCCGCCACACGCGCTCGTCGATGCTGCAACAGCTCGACTCGCAATATGCGCGCGCACTGACGGCACGTGGCTGCCCGCGCAGCCGCCTCGTCATGCGCTACTGTCTGAAGAACGCGATGATGCCGGTGCTGGCGATTATCGGCATGCTCACCGCACTGATGCTGAGCGGCTCTTTCGTGGTTGAAAAGGTCTTCTCGCTGCCGGGCGTCGGAACGCTGATCCTCGACTCGATCAATCGTGGCGACGTGCCCGTGCTCCAGGCGGTCATCGTGGTGGTCGCCCTCTTCATCATCGCAGTC
- a CDS encoding ABC transporter substrate-binding protein codes for MLKKAIDCAKYAVAVGCIAAAGLSGPAWAEPSGTLKWGAAFEPQGWNPQVQPNTTFTQLVYEGLLQMAPDGVTLQPGLAREWTVTPTDITFKLREGVTFHDGTPFNADAVIANIKNVQAASNRWRETIAGIEDVVKVDDHTVRFDLNTPSPALLYTLSQRGLSFASPKALEDGTWQTSPVGTGPYIFNEADTVSGSNYVFDYFDGYYAPEDVGPKRVEIFYLPDSASRYNALLAGQVDAADGDPTQMATAESMGFANHLWSTLRYHLIMFDRAGALGDVRVRKAVCMAMPLEHINAARYEGLLNFPSQRFDEGDPAHVPGLKAYEYDIEGAKALLAEAGNPDVKLEFPSPDFMRVISELAKESFVNAGLETEIVMMPTPEYFQSFYSGRYPFIINTMTAENGGMFNYYPFRFAADGAANTFKVEPPARLEELYQQALVAPEAEQPALLQEMTQIIHDEALDCGYFDTVGVVHYNTGTISEIATTHWEPSALRYKDVRLAQ; via the coding sequence GTGCTTAAAAAAGCAATCGATTGCGCAAAGTACGCGGTAGCGGTGGGCTGCATCGCAGCCGCTGGCTTGAGCGGCCCAGCCTGGGCGGAGCCGTCCGGCACCCTGAAGTGGGGAGCGGCTTTCGAACCCCAGGGCTGGAACCCGCAGGTTCAGCCGAACACGACCTTCACCCAGCTCGTGTATGAGGGCCTGTTGCAGATGGCCCCCGACGGCGTCACGCTGCAGCCCGGCCTCGCGCGGGAATGGACGGTCACGCCGACCGACATCACGTTCAAGCTTCGCGAAGGCGTTACCTTCCACGACGGCACGCCGTTCAACGCGGACGCGGTGATCGCCAACATCAAGAACGTGCAGGCGGCCTCCAACCGCTGGCGCGAGACGATCGCGGGTATCGAGGATGTCGTGAAGGTCGACGACCATACCGTGCGCTTCGACCTCAACACACCAAGCCCGGCCCTGCTCTACACGCTCAGCCAGCGCGGTCTTTCATTCGCCAGCCCCAAGGCGCTCGAGGACGGGACCTGGCAGACCAGCCCGGTCGGCACCGGCCCCTACATATTCAACGAGGCCGATACCGTCAGCGGCTCGAACTACGTGTTCGACTATTTCGACGGCTATTATGCGCCCGAGGACGTCGGCCCCAAGCGCGTCGAAATCTTCTACCTGCCCGACTCCGCCTCGCGCTACAACGCGCTGCTCGCGGGCCAGGTCGACGCCGCCGACGGCGACCCCACCCAGATGGCGACGGCCGAGAGCATGGGCTTCGCCAACCATCTCTGGTCCACCCTGCGCTACCACCTGATCATGTTCGACCGCGCCGGCGCGCTGGGCGACGTACGGGTGCGCAAGGCGGTGTGCATGGCAATGCCGCTGGAGCATATCAATGCGGCGCGCTACGAGGGCCTCCTGAACTTCCCGAGCCAGCGTTTCGACGAGGGCGACCCGGCGCACGTTCCGGGCCTTAAGGCCTACGAATATGACATCGAGGGCGCGAAAGCGCTTCTCGCCGAAGCAGGCAACCCGGACGTCAAGCTCGAGTTTCCGAGCCCCGACTTCATGCGCGTGATCTCGGAACTGGCGAAGGAAAGCTTCGTCAATGCCGGCCTGGAAACCGAGATCGTTATGATGCCGACCCCGGAATATTTCCAGAGCTTCTATTCGGGCCGCTATCCCTTCATCATCAACACGATGACGGCTGAGAACGGCGGCATGTTCAACTACTATCCATTCCGCTTCGCCGCAGATGGCGCGGCCAACACCTTCAAGGTCGAGCCGCCGGCGCGTCTGGAGGAACTCTACCAGCAGGCACTCGTCGCGCCGGAGGCCGAGCAGCCGGCGCTGCTGCAGGAGATGACGCAGATCATTCATGACGAGGCGCTCGACTGCGGCTACTTCGACACTGTCGGCGTGGTTCACTACAACACCGGCACGATCTCGGAAATTGCGACGACGCACTGGGAGCCGTCGGCTCTGCGCTACAAGGATGTGCGTCTGGCGCAATAA
- a CDS encoding cupin domain-containing protein translates to MNVTPIADAREYHPPEHFGMRCLRLQGMEAGPSDTLWMGLSEIAPGGHTSLSASPLEKLYLVLEGEVVVKTPERETTLCKLDSCRIAPGEARALENRGSTTALIALCMPLPPAK, encoded by the coding sequence ATGAACGTCACGCCTATCGCTGACGCCAGGGAATACCACCCACCGGAGCATTTCGGCATGCGGTGCCTGCGGTTGCAAGGCATGGAGGCTGGGCCATCCGACACGCTCTGGATGGGCCTGTCGGAGATCGCTCCGGGAGGCCACACATCGCTGTCTGCCTCCCCCCTCGAGAAGCTCTATCTGGTGCTGGAAGGCGAGGTCGTGGTGAAAACGCCGGAGCGCGAGACGACACTATGCAAACTCGACAGTTGCAGGATTGCGCCAGGAGAGGCGCGCGCGCTCGAAAACCGGGGGTCGACCACTGCACTGATCGCTCTCTGCATGCCTTTGCCGCCGGCAAAATGA
- a CDS encoding zinc-binding alcohol dehydrogenase family protein has product MNLATPAGAPFETSATRARLLSKAEDIVSLRPAVETGVIRTSSDDEAVVQVRAAAVNPSDVKAATGLMPYAVFPRTPGRDFAGTVIAGPADLIGKDVFGSSGDLGIRRDGSHGTHVIVPRDGLVAKPSNMSFAEAAGIGVPFVTAIEGFRRAGLPQPGEVVVVMGVNGKVGQAAAQIATWRGARVIGVVRRDEGYEGHASAEVEIVNAQSDDVAERVKALTGGKGADIVFNTVGDPYFAAAHKSLGKLGRQILIAAINHVVDFNIFEFYRGRHSYYGIDTLALSCGETGAVLKELLPGFEDGALKPFAVVDEAQYGLDRISDAYATVMTSSRQRVFIIPETGK; this is encoded by the coding sequence TTGAACCTAGCAACACCAGCCGGCGCTCCGTTCGAGACGTCGGCGACACGCGCACGCCTTCTCTCGAAAGCCGAGGACATCGTATCGCTTCGCCCGGCAGTAGAGACGGGAGTGATCCGGACGAGCTCGGACGACGAGGCCGTCGTGCAGGTCCGTGCCGCAGCCGTCAATCCATCAGACGTCAAGGCGGCGACGGGGCTGATGCCCTACGCCGTCTTTCCACGGACCCCCGGCCGCGACTTCGCCGGCACGGTCATCGCGGGGCCGGCTGATCTTATCGGCAAGGACGTTTTCGGCTCCTCAGGCGATCTTGGCATTCGCCGCGACGGCAGCCATGGCACGCATGTGATCGTGCCGCGCGACGGTCTCGTTGCAAAGCCGTCCAATATGAGCTTCGCAGAAGCTGCCGGCATCGGCGTGCCGTTCGTCACCGCGATCGAGGGTTTTCGGCGCGCAGGCCTGCCCCAGCCGGGAGAGGTCGTCGTGGTCATGGGCGTCAACGGCAAGGTCGGACAGGCAGCCGCGCAGATCGCGACATGGCGCGGAGCCCGCGTCATCGGTGTGGTGCGTCGGGACGAAGGCTATGAGGGTCACGCTTCGGCCGAGGTCGAGATCGTCAACGCGCAAAGCGACGACGTCGCCGAGCGGGTCAAGGCGCTGACCGGCGGCAAGGGAGCCGACATCGTCTTCAACACGGTCGGCGACCCCTATTTCGCCGCCGCCCACAAAAGCCTCGGCAAGCTCGGCCGGCAGATCCTGATTGCCGCGATCAACCACGTCGTCGACTTCAACATCTTCGAGTTCTATCGCGGCCGCCACAGCTACTACGGCATCGATACGCTCGCGCTGTCATGCGGCGAAACCGGAGCTGTGCTCAAGGAGCTTCTTCCCGGTTTCGAGGATGGCGCATTGAAGCCGTTCGCAGTCGTGGACGAGGCGCAATACGGCCTGGACAGGATCAGCGACGCCTACGCCACCGTCATGACGTCGAGCCGGCAGCGCGTGTTCATCATCCCGGAGACCGGAAAATGA
- a CDS encoding 3-keto-5-aminohexanoate cleavage protein gives MSRALHHDGTVILTCAITGNLTRPEHTPYLPITPAQIVESSLAAAEAGASIVHIHVRDPQTGRPSMELEHYAEVVDALRKARPDLILNLTTGPGGRFVPSEDNPRIAGPGTTLMPPEARVSHIAALKPEIATLDLNTMNSGGEVVINTPRNVRLMAKVIREAGAIPEIELFDSGDIAMMHDLLADGTLEGPVLCSFVLGVKYGFQPSPETVLYARNLLPQDARFTAIGIGRSTFAMVAQSFLAGGHARVGLEDGIYLSRGQLAQSNAELVTKARRIIEDLGGTLATTAQARAKLGFPLRAKP, from the coding sequence GTGAGTCGCGCCCTGCACCACGACGGAACCGTCATCCTGACCTGCGCGATCACCGGCAACCTCACCAGACCGGAGCATACGCCGTATCTGCCGATCACACCGGCGCAGATCGTCGAGTCTTCGCTCGCCGCCGCCGAAGCCGGCGCGTCCATCGTCCATATTCATGTGCGTGATCCGCAAACGGGCCGCCCGTCGATGGAACTGGAGCACTATGCCGAGGTGGTGGACGCGCTGCGCAAGGCACGGCCCGATCTGATCCTGAACCTGACGACGGGACCGGGCGGACGCTTCGTGCCTTCCGAAGACAATCCCAGGATCGCCGGTCCCGGCACGACTCTGATGCCGCCCGAGGCCCGGGTCAGTCATATCGCGGCGCTGAAGCCCGAAATCGCGACGCTCGACCTCAACACGATGAACTCCGGCGGCGAGGTCGTCATCAACACGCCGCGCAACGTGCGCCTGATGGCCAAGGTCATTCGCGAGGCAGGCGCGATACCGGAGATCGAACTGTTCGACAGCGGCGACATCGCGATGATGCACGACCTGCTCGCCGACGGAACGCTGGAAGGCCCGGTTTTGTGTTCCTTCGTGCTGGGCGTGAAATACGGCTTCCAGCCTTCGCCCGAAACGGTGCTCTACGCCCGAAACCTTCTGCCGCAGGATGCGCGCTTTACGGCGATCGGCATCGGCCGCTCGACATTTGCGATGGTTGCCCAGTCGTTCCTTGCCGGCGGGCATGCGCGCGTCGGACTGGAAGACGGCATCTATCTGTCGCGCGGCCAGCTCGCGCAGTCGAACGCAGAGTTGGTGACGAAAGCGCGCCGCATCATCGAAGACCTCGGCGGAACCCTGGCCACCACCGCGCAAGCGCGCGCAAAGCTGGGTTTTCCGCTGAGAGCCAAGCCATGA
- a CDS encoding SDR family oxidoreductase — MQSVANKIVLIIGGNGGVGAATAASFAKAGATVAVTWRRGERDEAEASAMKGALEAKGYAAFEADVADTASLKTLQRAIAERFGRIDVLVHASGFTKAIPHADLDALDDAFIDRMFAVNWRGQFATMRELAPLLRANNDALAVFISSIAATNGAGSNIAYCAAKAGTETLVKSLARALAPSIRVMGVSPGVVDTGFVPGRGPEFNEKIGQTIPLKRVAAAGDVADAILACATHLHYSTGTTLVVDGGRLL; from the coding sequence GTGCAAAGTGTCGCGAACAAAATTGTCCTGATCATTGGCGGAAATGGCGGCGTGGGAGCAGCGACCGCTGCTTCGTTCGCAAAGGCCGGGGCCACTGTGGCCGTCACCTGGCGGCGCGGCGAGCGCGACGAGGCGGAAGCGTCCGCCATGAAAGGCGCGCTTGAGGCCAAGGGCTATGCGGCATTCGAAGCCGATGTTGCAGACACCGCTTCGCTGAAGACCCTGCAGCGGGCCATCGCCGAGCGCTTCGGGCGCATCGATGTGCTCGTTCATGCATCGGGCTTCACGAAAGCCATCCCGCATGCCGATCTCGACGCGCTGGACGATGCCTTCATCGACAGGATGTTCGCGGTCAACTGGCGCGGCCAGTTTGCGACGATGCGCGAGCTCGCACCGCTTCTGAGGGCGAACAACGACGCGCTGGCCGTCTTTATCTCCTCGATCGCCGCCACGAACGGTGCGGGCTCCAACATCGCCTATTGCGCAGCCAAGGCCGGAACCGAGACGCTGGTGAAGTCGCTGGCGCGCGCGCTGGCGCCGTCTATACGCGTGATGGGCGTTTCGCCCGGCGTGGTCGATACGGGCTTCGTGCCCGGCCGCGGACCGGAGTTCAACGAGAAGATCGGCCAGACGATACCGCTGAAGCGCGTTGCGGCGGCGGGCGATGTCGCAGACGCCATTCTCGCATGCGCAACGCATCTTCATTATTCGACGGGCACCACGCTCGTGGTCGATGGCGGGCGCCTGCTGTGA
- a CDS encoding dioxygenase — MPIESERAVTQAVLRAVEQSADARHAELVGALVRHLHEFIRETRLSEQELEFAFDFLNRIGQATNDSHNEAALFSDALGASTLVCLLNNGDGAATETASALLGPFWRLNAPELENGASLLRSPTPGTPLLMRGSVQDDTGKPIAGVRVDVWQASPVGLYENQDAEQAEMNLRGVFSTDADGRFHFESVRPAGYPVPMHGPTGDMLRKQNRQSYRPAHLHFLLFRNGFKTLITQVFPGDDPHLDDDPVFGVTANLIGNYTTENAGTEQERCVLDYRFTMQPGEARLPVPPIK, encoded by the coding sequence ATGCCCATAGAAAGTGAACGCGCGGTGACGCAGGCGGTCCTGCGAGCCGTCGAGCAGTCTGCAGATGCCAGGCATGCCGAATTGGTGGGCGCGCTGGTGCGCCATCTCCACGAATTCATTCGCGAGACCAGGCTTTCCGAGCAGGAGCTCGAATTCGCGTTCGATTTTCTGAACCGTATCGGTCAGGCGACGAATGACAGCCACAACGAGGCGGCGCTTTTTTCGGATGCGCTTGGTGCCTCCACATTGGTGTGCCTGCTCAACAACGGCGATGGCGCGGCGACCGAAACAGCATCCGCCTTGCTCGGGCCTTTCTGGCGTCTGAACGCACCCGAACTCGAAAATGGCGCGAGCCTGCTTCGCTCACCAACGCCGGGTACCCCGCTCCTGATGCGCGGCTCCGTACAGGATGACACTGGAAAGCCGATCGCCGGCGTCCGCGTCGATGTCTGGCAGGCCTCACCCGTGGGGCTCTACGAGAATCAGGATGCCGAGCAGGCGGAGATGAATCTGCGCGGCGTGTTTTCCACCGACGCGGATGGGCGCTTCCACTTCGAAAGCGTTCGGCCGGCCGGCTATCCAGTGCCCATGCACGGCCCGACCGGAGATATGCTGCGCAAGCAGAACCGCCAGAGCTATCGCCCTGCACACCTGCACTTCCTGCTGTTCAGGAACGGATTCAAGACGCTGATCACCCAGGTCTTTCCGGGTGACGACCCGCATCTCGACGACGATCCGGTCTTCGGCGTCACGGCAAACCTCATCGGGAACTACACGACCGAAAATGCGGGAACGGAGCAGGAGCGCTGCGTACTCGACTACCGGTTCACCATGCAGCCGGGCGAAGCGCGGCTGCCGGTCCCTCCAATCAAGTAA
- a CDS encoding amidohydrolase family protein, whose product MKKTLIKCGWLVTQDPSIGDLTGGELLIEGDRVLAAGKTLDAAHDEVIDASDMIVMPGLINGHIHVWQCGLRGIGSEWMGPDYHANIHANIATRYGPRDNYLGNLVGSLAQIDSGVTTVVDFCHNLKSLEMAEAAIDGLEESGIRAVFAHGTAKPPAAPGETPFTHVPHPRDRIEALRKGRMASDDRRVTLAMAVLGPHYGTQDVAEADIRLGREFGLFTTSHATKPNDKCISPRGYLALAKAGLLGPDHNIVHGNYIDDEELKAIVDNGATVTATVLVELHGHAPDPLVMRVRELGGMPSIGVDVEPIVTGEMFREMHAALMHARWSAHRDNAAEGRPSMTTMPVRTREALEWATIGNAKAMGIDKRVGTLAPGMKADIVMLRANDLNIFPVHDPIYTIVEQASAKNVDTVIVDGVVRKRHGKLVFDDKLLTQRMQEMRASALRAMDEANFKLNAA is encoded by the coding sequence TTGAAGAAGACGCTTATCAAATGTGGCTGGCTCGTCACGCAGGACCCGTCCATCGGCGATTTGACCGGCGGGGAACTTCTCATCGAGGGCGATCGCGTCCTGGCCGCGGGCAAGACGCTCGATGCTGCCCATGACGAGGTGATCGACGCATCCGACATGATCGTGATGCCGGGTCTCATCAATGGCCACATTCACGTCTGGCAATGCGGTCTTCGCGGCATCGGCTCGGAATGGATGGGGCCGGACTATCACGCCAACATTCACGCCAACATCGCGACCCGCTACGGTCCGCGCGACAATTACCTCGGCAATCTCGTGGGCTCGCTCGCGCAGATCGACAGCGGCGTCACGACGGTCGTCGATTTCTGCCACAATTTGAAATCACTGGAGATGGCGGAAGCGGCCATCGACGGCCTTGAGGAATCCGGTATTCGCGCGGTGTTCGCGCATGGCACCGCAAAGCCGCCGGCAGCACCCGGCGAAACGCCCTTCACCCATGTTCCGCACCCGCGCGACCGCATCGAGGCGTTGCGCAAGGGACGAATGGCTTCGGACGACCGGCGGGTGACGCTGGCCATGGCGGTGCTCGGGCCGCATTACGGCACGCAGGACGTCGCGGAAGCCGATATTCGCCTCGGCCGCGAGTTCGGGCTCTTCACGACGTCACATGCGACCAAGCCCAATGACAAATGCATCTCCCCACGCGGCTATCTCGCGCTTGCCAAGGCCGGTCTGCTCGGTCCCGACCACAACATCGTGCACGGCAACTACATCGACGACGAGGAGCTGAAGGCCATCGTCGACAATGGTGCGACGGTTACCGCGACGGTGCTCGTCGAGTTGCACGGCCATGCGCCGGACCCGCTGGTGATGCGTGTTCGCGAGCTGGGTGGTATGCCGTCCATCGGCGTCGACGTGGAGCCGATCGTCACCGGCGAGATGTTCCGCGAAATGCACGCGGCACTTATGCATGCGCGCTGGTCCGCGCACCGCGACAACGCCGCCGAGGGCAGGCCCTCGATGACGACAATGCCGGTGCGCACCCGCGAGGCGCTCGAATGGGCGACGATCGGCAATGCGAAGGCCATGGGCATCGACAAGCGGGTCGGGACGCTTGCACCCGGCATGAAGGCGGACATCGTCATGCTGCGCGCCAACGACCTCAACATCTTCCCCGTGCACGACCCGATCTACACGATCGTGGAGCAGGCCAGCGCAAAGAATGTCGACACCGTCATCGTCGACGGCGTGGTGCGCAAACGTCACGGCAAGCTCGTCTTCGACGACAAGCTCCTGACGCAACGCATGCAGGAAATGCGAGCTTCGGCGCTACGGGCGATGGACGAGGCGAATTTCAAGCTCAACGCGGCATAG
- a CDS encoding amidohydrolase family protein, producing the protein MKKTLIRCGWVVSLDDAIGDVTGADILIGDDRILAIGNDLGEADEVIDASEMIAIPGMVDAHLHTWETGLKAIGCDWRESEYLRDIFEGMSVQFTPEDNYIATLAGSLSRLDVGVTTLLDYCHNIRSTEQAERSVDGLEDSGIRGVYVLGTGVLRPEEEKDTPLDMRTHPRDRVKQIRDRLSNDERLVTMALAIPGPHWAKEEAIRANIAMARDFGLRTSSHATKRKHQELMPDGYSILVREGVLGPEHNIVHGNYLPDDELRLIVEAGITVTSTVQTEVRGYGRPPALNRVINYGGLPSLGVDVEPKIPGDMFREMQLALAYVLNERVREDIVKPETPVENKPVFTRDALRWATIGGAEALGLGHRIGTLTPGKQADIVLLRANDLNLYPVRNPLFSAVEFAHAGNVDTVLVAGEVRKRGGVLAYGEDRVRSVRTRLMESSDRIMRDAGYTVSAAH; encoded by the coding sequence ATGAAGAAGACACTTATTCGCTGCGGCTGGGTCGTCTCGCTCGACGATGCCATCGGCGACGTGACCGGCGCGGACATCCTCATCGGAGACGACCGGATCCTCGCCATCGGCAACGATCTCGGCGAGGCAGACGAGGTGATCGACGCCAGCGAGATGATCGCCATTCCCGGCATGGTGGATGCGCATCTCCACACCTGGGAAACCGGGCTGAAAGCGATCGGCTGCGACTGGCGGGAGAGCGAGTATCTGCGCGATATCTTTGAGGGGATGAGCGTTCAGTTCACGCCGGAAGACAACTACATCGCGACGCTTGCCGGCTCGTTGAGCCGGCTCGACGTCGGCGTGACGACATTGCTCGACTATTGTCATAACATCCGCTCCACCGAACAGGCGGAGCGCTCCGTGGACGGCCTCGAGGATTCGGGCATTCGCGGCGTCTATGTTCTGGGCACCGGCGTGCTTCGACCGGAGGAGGAGAAAGACACGCCGCTCGACATGCGCACGCATCCGCGCGACCGGGTCAAGCAGATCCGCGACAGGCTTTCCAACGACGAGCGGCTTGTCACGATGGCGCTTGCGATTCCCGGTCCGCACTGGGCCAAGGAAGAGGCGATCCGCGCCAACATCGCGATGGCGCGCGACTTCGGGCTGCGGACGTCCTCCCACGCCACCAAGCGGAAGCATCAGGAGCTGATGCCGGACGGCTATTCGATCCTGGTCAGGGAAGGCGTCCTTGGACCGGAGCACAACATCGTTCACGGCAATTATCTGCCGGACGACGAGCTGCGGCTGATCGTGGAGGCCGGCATCACGGTCACGTCGACAGTGCAGACGGAGGTGCGTGGCTACGGCCGGCCTCCCGCGCTCAACCGCGTCATCAACTATGGCGGCCTTCCGTCGCTGGGTGTCGACGTCGAGCCGAAGATACCGGGCGACATGTTCCGCGAGATGCAGCTTGCGCTAGCCTATGTGCTGAACGAGCGCGTCCGCGAGGATATCGTGAAGCCGGAGACGCCGGTCGAAAACAAACCCGTCTTCACCCGCGATGCGCTGCGGTGGGCAACCATCGGCGGTGCGGAAGCGCTCGGCCTCGGCCACCGCATAGGCACGCTCACGCCGGGCAAGCAGGCCGACATCGTGCTGCTCCGGGCCAACGATCTCAACCTTTATCCCGTGCGCAATCCGCTGTTCTCGGCGGTCGAGTTCGCCCATGCCGGCAATGTCGATACGGTGCTGGTTGCCGGCGAGGTTCGCAAGCGCGGCGGTGTGCTGGCCTATGGCGAGGACAGGGTTCGTTCGGTGCGCACCCGCCTGATGGAGTCGTCCGACCGGATCATGCGTGATGCCGGATACACCGTATCCGCCGCACACTAG
- a CDS encoding MarR family transcriptional regulator, with product MNEAEIRYWELDRVGRGMTSWRRERPDIDCNGKAVVGRILHLHDIILRAVDRALAPHGLKYPTYAVLATIRVSGAPYRMSPSDLLSALLLSSGGLSNLLRRMETDGLIRRTADKRDGRGVIVELTEKGIAAADASMADHAAVERELCACLPPELHETVARGLGLMITVAER from the coding sequence GTGAACGAAGCCGAGATTCGATATTGGGAGCTCGACCGCGTCGGACGCGGCATGACGAGCTGGCGTCGGGAAAGGCCGGACATCGACTGTAACGGCAAGGCGGTGGTCGGGCGCATCCTGCATCTGCACGACATCATCCTGCGTGCGGTGGACCGGGCGCTCGCGCCGCACGGGCTGAAATATCCGACCTATGCGGTGCTCGCGACGATCAGGGTGTCGGGCGCACCCTACCGGATGTCGCCGAGCGACCTTCTGTCGGCCTTGCTGCTGTCCTCGGGTGGATTGTCCAACCTGCTGCGACGCATGGAGACGGACGGCCTCATCAGGCGCACCGCCGACAAGCGGGACGGCAGAGGGGTGATCGTCGAACTGACGGAGAAAGGCATCGCCGCTGCCGATGCCAGCATGGCCGACCACGCAGCCGTCGAGCGTGAGCTGTGCGCGTGCCTGCCGCCCGAGCTGCACGAAACAGTCGCGCGCGGGCTCGGCCTGATGATCACGGTCGCGGAACGCTGA
- a CDS encoding ABC transporter substrate-binding protein — protein MKSQSLLAAATAIAGVIAAPHAATAQELVLGSFGGSFADNVTACYIEPFQEATGATVITKLGSSAQHAASVRATAGQSDMDVVFADDAFAVQMANEGLLVPLDRSKLSNAPEIIDGAWGTNDAYVAAMLGATTIIYNKDTVTTPPTSWNDLFDPKYEGRVTIGDISGTTGWQFLAAVNQMEGGTLDDITPGVEKIKPLAQSSVLLYSQADQVVALFERGEIDIAVWYPDRAGVAAKNGLPLAAAYPVEGAVGIRPTIAIAKGTSQEDLAHKFIDTILDADNQKCFSERQFIGPVNKNVTLSDEVSAIVPTGEALEKMLFLDPNDMAARLPEWTRRWQREVLR, from the coding sequence ATGAAATCACAATCCTTGCTCGCCGCCGCTACGGCGATTGCCGGCGTCATCGCCGCCCCGCATGCCGCAACCGCCCAGGAACTGGTGCTCGGCAGCTTCGGCGGATCCTTCGCGGACAACGTCACCGCGTGCTATATCGAGCCGTTCCAGGAAGCCACCGGCGCGACCGTCATCACCAAGCTGGGGAGCTCGGCGCAGCATGCCGCCTCGGTTCGCGCCACCGCCGGCCAGTCGGACATGGATGTGGTCTTCGCCGACGACGCTTTCGCTGTCCAGATGGCGAACGAGGGCCTGCTCGTGCCGCTCGATCGCTCCAAGCTCAGCAATGCGCCCGAGATCATCGATGGCGCGTGGGGGACAAACGACGCCTATGTCGCCGCCATGCTCGGCGCGACCACGATCATCTACAACAAGGACACCGTCACAACGCCGCCGACCTCGTGGAACGACCTGTTCGATCCGAAATATGAGGGCCGCGTCACCATCGGTGACATTTCCGGCACCACGGGCTGGCAGTTCCTCGCCGCCGTCAACCAGATGGAGGGCGGCACGCTCGACGACATCACGCCCGGCGTCGAGAAGATCAAGCCGCTGGCGCAGTCCTCCGTCCTGCTTTACTCGCAGGCGGATCAGGTGGTCGCGCTGTTCGAGCGTGGCGAGATCGACATCGCCGTCTGGTATCCGGACCGCGCCGGCGTGGCGGCCAAGAACGGCCTGCCGCTTGCCGCCGCCTATCCGGTCGAAGGCGCGGTCGGCATCCGCCCCACCATCGCCATCGCCAAGGGCACGAGCCAGGAAGACCTGGCCCACAAGTTCATCGACACCATTCTGGACGCGGACAACCAGAAGTGCTTCTCGGAACGCCAGTTCATCGGCCCCGTCAACAAGAACGTGACGCTGTCGGATGAGGTCTCGGCGATCGTGCCGACAGGGGAGGCGCTCGAAAAGATGCTGTTTCTCGATCCGAACGACATGGCCGCGCGCCTGCCCGAATGGACCCGCCGTTGGCAGCGCGAGGTGCTGCGCTGA